CTGCGGAGGCGGTGCCGCATCCGAACAGCGTGATCGCAGCGAGCGCGGTTGCGGCTGCGAGATATACTCGTTTGAGACATTTTGACATCGTTATTTCTATCGTTATTTCTGGAGCGCGAAGTGATGCAAAGCATAGCACGCAACCCTCTGCTGGAAACCAAAAGCGCGCTGCGTGCGAACCTCCTTGCAACCCGCGAGGCGCAAGGCGTTCGAGCCGATCAGGACGCACGCAGTGAAGCGTTGGCGCGGCGCTTGATGGAAGCCGTCGCGCGCTATCCAAAAGCGTCATGCATTGGTTTTTATTGGCCGGTTGCCGGGGAGTTCGATGCGCGTGATGTGCTGACTGTCTGGCTGGCGCTGGATGCTTCGCGCAAGGCTGCATTGCCAGTGGTGGTTGCGCCGAGGGCGCCGCTGATTTTTCACGCGTGGCAGCCGGGCGCGGCGATGAAGAAGGGGCGGTACGGCATTCCCGTGCCGGCGGAGGAACGAGTGGTTGTGCCGGACTTGCTCGTCATCCCTTGTGTGGGTTTTGATGCGGATCGATATCGGC
This window of the Caballeronia sp. SBC1 genome carries:
- a CDS encoding 5-formyltetrahydrofolate cyclo-ligase, which encodes MQSIARNPLLETKSALRANLLATREAQGVRADQDARSEALARRLMEAVARYPKASCIGFYWPVAGEFDARDVLTVWLALDASRKAALPVVVAPRAPLIFHAWQPGAAMKKGRYGIPVPAEERVVVPDLLVIPCVGFDADRYRLGYGGGYYDRTLADWPGGLTPATIGVAFESAKCDALPRGEFDLPLAAIVTESTVY